GCAAATAAAACTACCTGACACTATGAACCTGTTTAAATTGCTCTTGTTTATTTAATATAAATAGTTTACCAATGGTACTAATTATCTTGTCACTTCAGCTATGGCCAATTTACCAAACAGTCTGAAACCTGTCATTTACAATTGGCAAAAAACTGTGCCAACTGTTCTTGAGCCTGACCATACTTTCCAACACAATTTTACCGCTCAGATGTTATGCCACTGGCGTATGTATTCCAAGCTGAGATGCACCCACTAAATGCTCAAAGCTCTTACAGTtcaaccacacaaaaatcttctaaATCGCAGTATACTCTAGGGAAAAAGCAATGTTCAGAAACTCACACAATTTGGGAAACTCAGCTCCTTCTATGACTGATGGTTTTGACATTTTCAAGTCCATGGCCCAAATTCACTCCTGCTAGAACCTAAAATATCATGATCCTTCTAAGTCACAAAGAGAAGTCCCCAATCTGCTAATCCACGGGTCATCATTACTCCTAAAATGGATACGTGTGGACTAACTCAAGTCCCCACTGAAGTCCCCATATTGTCTCCATATCAGTCACCAGTTAAACTTGGCAGTATTCCCTCCATAcccttcagtctatcttctaataGCTGACAGTCTCTGTGCCTTTCCCACCAATCTATTTTGTCATTTCGCTATGCCGTCATATACAAATGTATACAAGTAGGACCAAAGTGGCCAACCTTAACAACTATAATTTTAAAAATCACATTTACATGCTGGTTTTAATGATACCAAacaatatgaatttatcagaactAATCATCCAGAAGCTTGTGTTATCTTGAATTATTCCATtatcatgagttaattttgtcataAAATTCCATACAGAAATGTTCTACACATTTCACTGATAGACACTAAGACCATTGATTAAAATCAAAAAGGGAACAGTCACTCTAATGCTGTTTGTCCTGACATTTCTTTACATGGGTGGTCTTCCTCAAGCAGAGTTAACAATGCAGACAATCCTTTTTGAAGCTATGCAAGACGGGCCACTTCTTTGATGCCTGTCCTTCTGTAGTATTTAACAatacaccaccaccaacaacaacacagATAACTAACACACTCTGCCAGCTTTTCCACCCTTGGGTTTGAAAGTGTGGGATCAGTCTGAGCATTTGAAGAGTCAATGTCCTTTGGTGGGCTCTTTTAAGAAGCATCTTGGATTGCCTGGACAGTCCGTGGCACTTCACGAAATACCATCAGTTTTGCTCGTAATACAACCAAACTTTTAGTTACGTGCTCTgcttggacacccccccccccccctccccttttcatTCAAAAGCCTGTGAGCAGCACCTACCTATGGCAAGATGCAGTGGCCCTTCATAGTGCATTTAAGACATATATCCCACTGCCATCGCTGTAGTCTTCAGAATGTGTGATGTGAATAATACAACAATCCATTTAGCTCAAAGCTAATGATCCCTTTGCCCACATGAAAGAGAACAGTGTCCACAAAAGACACGCGTTCAACCTTGGAGGTGTCTGACCAGCACACAACTTTTACGAAACAAGGGGATGAGATACTCTGCTTCTTCCCCATTGACATGCCTCCAGtgtaatctacacctacatccacatccatgtccacatccatactcgaccgagcgaggtggcgcagtggttagacactggactcgcattcgggaggaccacggttcaatcccgcgtccggccatcctgatttaggttttccgtgatttccctaaatcactccaggcaaatgccgggatggttcctctgaaagggcacggccgacttccttccccatccttccctaatccgatgagaccgatgaccacgctgtctggtctccttccccaaaaccaaccaaccaaccaacatccatactccgcgtggccgagggtaccttgagtacctctatcagttctcccttccattccagtctcgtactgttcatggaaagaaaaattatcggtatgcctctgtgtgggctctaatatctgtgattttatcctcgtggtctcttcacgagatatacgtaggagggagcaatatactgcttgattcctcggtgaaggtatgttctcgaaacttcaacaaaagcccgtaccgagctactgagcatctctctagcagagtcttccactggagtttatctataatctccctaacgctttcgcgattactaaatgatcctgtaacgaagcgcgctgctctctgttgtatcttccctacctcttctatcaaccctatctggtacggatcccacaccggtgagcagtattcaagcagtgggcaaacaagtgtactgtaacctacttcctttgttttcggattgcatttccttaggattcttccaatgaatctgtctggcatctgctttaccgacaattaattttatatggtcattccattctacatcacttttaatgcctactcccagataatttatggaattaactgcttccagttgctgacatgctaaattgtagctaaatgataaaggatctttctttctgtgtattcgcagcacattacacttgtctacattaagattcaattgccattccctgcaccatgcgtcaattcgttgctgatcctcctgcatttcagtacaattttccattgttacaacctctcgatatactacagcatcatccacaaaaagcctcagtgaacttccgatgttatccacaaggtcatttatatatattgtgaatagcaacagtcctacagaacacccctgcggcacacctgaaatcactcttacttcggaagacttctctccattgagaatgacatgctgcattctgttatccaggaactcttcaatctaatcacactcAATTGGtctgctcttactttgttccttaaacaactggggggaactgtatcaaacgccttgcggaagtcaagaaacgcgacatctacctgggagcccgtgtctatggccctctgagtctcatggacgaatagcgcaagctgggtttcacacaatcgtcttttttgaaacccatgctcattccttcagagtagatttctagtctccataaaagtcatcatacttgaacataatacatgttccaaaattatacaagtGATcgttgtcagagatataggtctatagttctgcacatctgttcgatgacccttcttgaaaacggggatgacctgtacccttttccaatcttttggaacgctatgctcttctagagacctatggtacaccgctgcaagcagggggggcaagttccttcacatactctgtggaaaatcgaactggtatgccatcaggtccagcagcctttcctcttttgagcgattttaattgtttttgtatccctctgtcatctatttcgatatctaccattttgtcatctgtgcgacaatctagagaaggaactacagtgcagtcttcctctgtgaaacagctttggaaaaagacatttagcatttcggcctttagtttgtcatcctctgtttcagtaccattttggtcacagagtgtctggacattttgttttgatccacctacctgtttgacataagaccaaaatttcttcggattttctgccaagtcagtacatagaactttactttcgaattcgttgaacgcctctcgcatagccctcctacactacatttcgcttcgcgtaatttttgtttgtctgcaaggctttggctatatttatgtttgctgtgaagttccctttgcttctgtagcagttttctaactcagttgttgtaccacggtggctctcttccatctcttacgatcttgcttggcacatactcatctaatgcatattgtacgatggttttgaactttgtcccactctctgtacttgagataaaaattttgtgttgagccatcaagtactctgagatcttttttttgtcacttttgctaaacagaaaaatcttcctaccttttttaatatttctatttgactgaaatcaccaatgctgtaatcgctttatgatcgctgattccctgttctgcgttaactgtttcaaatagtttgggtctgattgtcaccagaaggtctaatatgttatcgccacgagttggttctctgtttaactgctcaaggtagttttcagataatgcacttaaaaaattatTCAGTCCTATGTGTACCCTAttcttcagggggggggggggggtgtgtgaaaGCTGCAGCCCACAGCAGACGTTGCTTACCCTGGGCTCACCACATGGCTTTTGGCAACACTTGACAATACACTCACAAATTTCCTCACCTAGTCACTTGCAGCACAAGGTTCCACTGTTACTCCTGTTATTAACTCTCAGGCTCAGCAAGTAAGGGAATCTGTCTGACAGTTCTAGTGTTGTTGGAAGTATTATGTGTACCATATTATTATCATTCAGTCATTATAGTGTTTCCATGTGCATTATCGGTAGATATCAACCCTGTAGCATGACAGCAACAACCAGACCTCTCACTGTTAGTCACATCTCATCTTGTAAGGGTATAACTGCTCATTACTGTTTTGTATTCTGATATTTTCAATCGGTAATCTGCTTAAGAACTGAATTAGTATGTGATGTAAAAAATTAAAGCTACCATCATTTTGAAGACTGGTTTAAACAAAACAGTGCTTTACTAGGTATTGTCTTATTGGAGGTAGTATGTCCTCGCCTTCCTCTAATGTTTGTACTGACATGTCCAGCTGGACAAGCTCATCGCTGTGTGGATCTGGGAAATACatttgcagtaaataaataaaaacattttttttctttttctttgtattgaccaactaggatcatatAGCAActtcacttcctcttctttctttgtTCCCTACTTTTCCAGTACTCCATCTTCTCCATATGCTGTTGTTTCAtatcttctgtccatgttgttcctgaTTTCTTATTCACTCTGCCTTCAAAGCCTTCTAAACTTAGCATTTTGTtcttaaaaaggtttctttctggtATTTGTGATTCTTTGGTGTTCGTTCctagttcttttcttatttctgacATCCATGCTATTGTTGGTTTGTTTTTCCAGAAAaacaggaatatttgtttcgttaACCTGTTCTCATTCATGTTGTAGTGGTGTCTTAGAGATGATTAACCCTCACTGTGCCATTACTTTtgatattttatgtgtattttGGTAGatattctcattttccagccatctgttgTTTGTATTGCACCCAATATTTTTCTGAtaaaacatctttcaaatatcttGATTCTGTCCAGATTATAGTTCATTGTTAAGCATTCATatgcatataaacattctggtcttaTCACTGTGGTACAGTGTTCTAGTTTTGTTTTTCAAGATATGCATTTCTTATTGTATTTGTTTTTGTCAAACCATATCCCTAATCCaagaaaaataatgaatttttgaaaatataatgtaaaaaagtgacagcagaacaacacacatatataaaggttaaggaaatttgcaagctttcggagccagtagctccttcctctggaagaagggttgaagaggaaggaagaaggatTAAGAAAAAGGACTGACAGGGTTTAGAAAATGGGGATAGTTTGGAAAAGTCGCCCAGAATTCCGGGTCAGGGGAGATGGAGTGGACAGAAAGAGAAGGAATTGTTGAAGGCTGcaacagacaagatttgaaaatgtGAGAGCTTGGAGGTGGAAGATAGCAAGAcacagattactgacaaaacattatCTCTTATTAACACTTGCATGATATTTTGGCAATAGTCTCTTCTCTGCTTATTACCCTATCATCCACCTCTAAGCTCTTAGGTTTTTAAATCTTTGTCTGGTGTTGTTCCCAatgatcagtctttccttctcatcctgtacagtaagtctcccctgatctagGGTTCTGGacgacttttccaaactctccccatttcttGCTTCattcttcttccttccccttcatccTTTCTACCAGGAGGAGTAACTGGCTCAGATAACTTGTAAATTTcttctcctgccgccacttggcGAGCATAGGCTCTTTGCATTTTATTAACTCTCACATCTGTTGAAAATTTCTCCAGTCCATTTTGCAGTGTGGTTTCTCCAAGACACTTTAATTTAATAACCCTCCCTATTTTATCTACTTGTGTTCGCATGTATTTTGGCGCATTTTTGTATTATTTAGCTTCTGGGAACCATGATTACTGCTGTTGGTACTAACCCCAAAAAGAGAAATTTCTTCCAGGCGTtgtatgttagcagaatatggtgcaAGGACTTTGTTAATAATCATTTCAGTCTTTGTTCTTGCGCACGAAACTTTCTTCACAATTTGAGAATCACTGTATAGTTTTGCGTTTAGTTTTGGCGTGCAGTCCATGGATTTGTATGATGTGTGGTGATTAACAACGTGAAATGCAAACGTTGCCACTGCAGCGCTAACACGATATGCTGACTGTGTGGGCTGAGCAAAAAAACCTTTAATATCTGAAGTACCAGCAGAATTTTGAGATGTTTTATGTTTCTTGGAAGACAGGTGTACTTCCAAATCTTGTGCACCTGCAAGAGAAATGTTTCCATCTTAATATAGTGATAATATACCAAAATTGGCAATTATAAATTAAAACTCTTTAAATAATCGCCATAGCAATATGCCAATCAAAGACAgacgaaagataaaaaaaaaaaaactatttgataacCTTACCTTTGTGTGCAGCAGAAACATATGTTCCTGGAGGACAAATAAGGCATTGTGCTTCGTATTCACTTCTTCCTGCCTTGAAACACTTGTACATTAATGACAATGCGTCATTGAATTTGGATTTTCGTTTCGGCATTTTGGCTTGTAAAAAAAAGCACTGTGAATTAACTGTTGACTTTCCACACTCTTTAATTTTTGATAACCAAACTGCAAAtggaagagagagaaaataaagTCATTGGTTCTTGACATCTGTATTATGATTCGTTGTCTCAATTTCCCATCATTCATCGCACTGTTACCAACACCTGCACAGCACGTGGACACCGCCGACACTGAAATCCATTTTAACCCAGAGTTCAAATGCTGCGTAGCCACATCCATCGTTCTTTGTTACTATGGAATGTATATGCTATATCACTATAGCTGTGTTGCCATAGTGACTTGCAGTTGTGGCTAATAACCAATTATTCGTTTCTATTTTCACATCTGGCAGTTCATTTGTAATTATCACTGTTTGTTTCTGAAAATGTAGGACATTAAAGACTTTCCAAAAAATTCCCCCCAGATGCCGTACAAACGGTTAAAATGTAGGGCATGTCCATGAATTTCCAGACGTCTGCTAACCGTAGTCTCATTTGAAATAGGAACACCAgttatacaattatagttggcactgtcatcaatgtacCCTCAcattgttggcgaaaatacgtgtttttaAAGTCAGTGGCAGGcattaaacaacaacaacaacaacaacaaacactttACGTTGGCCATAAAAAACCTCTCATCTATCAAGCATGTTTGCTGAGCACACTCTTTTATGGTGACTTGGACATCATTGCTAAACGAGAACTTAAGCTCAACCCCTTTCATCTGTGAAGCTTACAAATATTCTAGGCATAACATGGAGAGACAGTGTGACACATAAGAAAGTCCTGAACACCATAAAGCTGCCCATTGTCACTGCCACTCTCAACTAACATTGCCTTTTGTGGCTAGGACACAAACTTCATATGAACTACTTGTGTCTTCCCCTACACACACTACTTGGTGATATAGTGCTTGCCAAAAGACCACATGGAAGACCTGCATTGTGCATGAAAGATTGTACCAAATGTGATATAAGTGCTTTTAATATCAAGTGTGTTAAATGAGAGGAGCTCTGTGAAGACTGTGGCATATGGGTGAAACTCATTAAGGACTGAAGCAAGTTCCAAGACAGAGCCTGTGAAATGAGCATGTAGACAATTGCTTACAATGAACCCCTTTTTTCGGGGTGGCATGCACTTACCCACATGTGGACACCAATTGGGCCCCCACATTGGACTCCTGAGTCACCAACAAAAGTACCTGCATGACATTACTTGAATCTtctgtgaggaaatgtagaccattgatgaaataagtgaAGATTCTCTTATTTATTGTGTTTccatttcttcaaaacattttctttttgGTTATTAGAGTTGTAACAATTCTGTCTTCCTTCTTGTATATACATCAGCCGATACTTCTTTGCAGGACTTCTCTGTTATAACCTATCTAGTATGAAACACTGACAGTGTGACTTATATTTAAAGTATTTTGTATAGTTTGTATTTGTTGACTATATCTTTTTGATGATATAATTTTTCTAATGCCACATTTCTGCACTGTTTGGTTACATGCTTTAAGTTTAATTTATTCTCAAAAGTTAGTATTTTTGCATTAAATCTTCATACTTTTTATCAGTTTTGTTACGTTTAATAGTTAATGATGTATGATTAACTGTATGTGTTCTCATTATTCTCTACTTTTGATTTTTCCTTTACAATTAGATTTTGTAAAAATATCAGCATTTTGTGAAGCAGATTACCTTTCTTCAGTTATAACTGCTTTATCAATATAATTTACTTCTTTTTCCAAAGCTTGAAGATAAGAAAGAAAAGGACTACCAAGAATTAATGGGGAAGAGACCACcatcaattgttgcaactgatctCACACGGGAAGCAAATAAATATCATGAAGCCCATGCCAAAGCATCAGAATCAAACCAGACACTTCACAAGGCCATGACATTACATATTAGCAATTTGCGAATTCTCTCTCTTCCATTACCAGACCTTAAGAAACAAATACCAACCATCAGCAATATGAACAGTATGTATTTCTTAGTATGGCttaaatttcataagtaaatatgTAGGATTTGGTAATTGTgtcattacattattattattattattattattattattattgatgcagCTCCTGAGGATGAAGCAGCTATTAAGGAATTACAACATTTGATTGACAAGGTAGATGAAATGAAAAAACAGCGAGCTACTTTAGCTGCACAGCTGAGAGAGTCAGTCTGTCAGGACGACATTACTCGTCAGCTTGTTACTCGCACTGGTGAGTCACTTGAAACCATATTCAGTCAGGAGATGCAAAAACATCAAAAATATGTAAGTAATATGACAAGCCGTAGGTTTGAGAACATCATACAAGTTTCATTGTAGCCGAAGTGTTGTTGTTATTGCTATCTTGTTTACAGGAAACCATTATTGAACAGAATTTAGCTGcacaagaaaatattttgaaagcacTTACAGAAGCATATGCAAAGTGTGCAGGCCCAAGAAAAGCTGCTATGGATACAATGCGAAAACGTGAAGCCACTATTAATGCATTGATATCTTCTTATGATGCATATGAAGACCTACTTGCGAAATCAAACAAAGGTCTCGAATTTTATCGAAAACTGGAGACTAATGTTACAAAGCTACTGCAGAGAGTTAAAGGAACCTGCAAGGTGCAGGATGAGGAACGTGAACAGATACTTGCAAAGAACAATAAGAAGATACCAAGACAGGATGTAGATAAGCCAAGTATTGATTCTGGTGGTCCAAAGTTGAGAGACTATCTTCAGAGTATGAAGGGTACATTGCCCACTGGAAGCTACTCTACCTCTCAGATTTTTACTCTGCCTTCTAGCACAGCAATGCCAGCAAGCAGTACAACAGGCATTGGAGGGCAACTTCCAGCCTCCTATACAGCAGAAAGTGCAGGGAGCAGCGAGAATCTTGCAGGTCCATTACCATGGGTCCCACCTGTAAGACCAGCTCCTGTGGGCTCAGAAGGTACAACTGAAACTTGTGGCACAATTACAAAGCAGGACACACTGTACCAACCCACTACATCTCCTGGTATTGCCAAACCTGAAATGAGTCACCAGACACCCGCATACGTTTCTAGTGCTCCACAATATACTTACAGCACTTCAGGATACCAACCACCTCATCAGATGCCATATACAGGAGATCAATATGCAGACTATGTGTATGGTCAAACACAACAATACTATCAGCACCAGACAACAGGTTCTCATGTTTTTCCTCCCACTTCATCTACACCTAGAGGACCTGGTTCATATTCCAGTGTTGGGTCAAGAGATACAACTAGCCATCATGCTGCTAAAAGCCCAGCTTATCAGTATGGCTCAGCGTACCATAGTACAGATACAGTGCAAAACCCATACAGTCATTTGCAGACACCACCAATTTCACAAGCTCAGTCAACAAATGTACCACAACCACAAATTGGAGACACTTCGGAAATGTATGCTGGGTACCCACAACACTATCATACACAAGTACATCAGAATTATTCAACAAGTCAACAAGCATATTTACCACAGACAGTACCAACAACAGTACATAGCACTGTGCCTCAACAAATATCTACTTCTGGAATACCTGCAATGAATATAACTAAGGAAGGTGGAGTTTCACAGTCGAGTATCTCCTCTGCTGGCCAACATAGCACCACTCCCCAATACAGAAGTACTCCCCAGCACGACACTGCTGTTCAACAGCAGCAACTTTCATATCCAGCACACAGTACCTCATATCCCACATATGATTACAGTAAGTCACAACCTTACCAATATGGGGCAGCTTATGCTGCACAGGATTCTTCTGTTAATGTTCCATATTACCCAGGAAACACTCAACAACAGGCAGCTCAGTGTGGATGGCAAGAAAACCAGCAAACTGTGATGGGGTCATATGATACAGAACAGAAAATACCACCTCATCCTCAGAGTTATCCATCTGTGCAGAAACCACCAGTGACATATCCTCAGTATCAGTGGCAACAGGCACAATCGCAGACGCAactacaacaaaatcaaaatgtatcATCATATTCTGCGAATTCCTCAGATGTTGGTCCTACTTCAAGTGCAGTCCAGTACCAAGGTGCTGGTGTTGCACCTACAGGATCCACCTCTTCCTTACAAACCCAACCATCTAGCGTGCCACAGCAGCAACCATATTATGATAGCATGTATAGTACAGTGTATGCTGCTTCACCTCCATATTCTGTGCAGGCTTCAGTGGCAAGCAGCAGCAACGTTGTTGATGCAACCCAGTACCAATACATGGCAGGAGCTGGAACGTCGTCATATACTAATGCTGGGAAGTACGCTACATCACAAACGAGCTCATTCCAAACAGCTGTGGATGGTCAGACATATGCATCCCAATACAACACAACTCTACCAATTTCTAGTCAAGCATACTCTCATGTTAATTACTACACTGCACCATATGGTTATCAGTATGGTTCGGAAACGATTCAATCAGAATCTCAACCAACAGTGCAAAATGATACATATCAGCAAGGTACAAGTGCTCAACAAGCTGCAGCTCCTTCTCCAATGACCTATATGCAAGCACGGTTCCCAGGTGATGCTACAAATACAACCTTCAGTCTTCAGGGAAGTTCATCAAGTTCTTCAGTAGAGGGCAAGAGTGATAGTGGAGTGTCATCTAATATTGATCTTTTAGCAGGGCTGGACTTCTCGTTGAATCAAAAGCCACTTGTTCCTCAACAGCCTGCAAATGTGTCACCAAAAAAAGAGCAACAAGTTCAACAAAATGGTGTTGCAAAACAGCAGACTGGTTCCTCAGTGCAGCAAACTGATGGTAGCAACTTCTCACCAAAAAAGGAGATTGTTGCCCAGCAACCatctgtgacgatgttgcagacACAAATCAGTTCTGTTGTTAATGAGGCTTCGGGAGCTGGAGAGAAGAAACCCCTAGTACTGCCAACAATTCAGGTAAACCTACAGccataaaaatttttatttgtttatacaaGATGACAATTCCTTCACATTCAGAAAGTATTTGCTATAATAAATCTTAGTTGTATGCTGCAATGATAGGACTAACTAAAATGGAAAATTGAGATAAAGACTATCAAAGGCTGTTCCTTAAGAGAAATAGGAAGATTTAATGAGGAAAAGACTGGATGATAGATTTAGAAATTAGTTTTAAATTTACTGTCACACATGCTTAGTGAATGTAGATGATGATTCAAAAAAGTCTGGCAAgtaattttgctgttttttttttttttttttttttttttttttttttttttttttttttttttttttttttacagattaaacTAGGATTTTGGCACACTGTTTTGACACAATTATGAGCTGGAAACACaagatttatgaaaaatattaatttttacttaGCATATTGAGAATAATAGCGTGCATTAAACTAGGAAAATTATGGGTATTAATGAGACTAACCACAAAGGCAGAGAATACAGATGAGTAGACAtagaaatgacaaataaaacattatatGGTAAGACATACGACCTGTATCAGGAAAGTGACAGGGAGAAACACTAAACAGATAAGAGTGGTGTGTATTGCATTTCTACGCCTATTTTTAgctcttgaatttatttgcagtaacATTTTTCAGTGGTTCTCTGTCTATAGTCAGCTGGAGCAACAGTTGGGGTTTAGGTGGTTTAAACATTTATTGGAAATGAAATAGTCTTAGCTGAATGGTGCGACTGGTAAAGATTGAATTCACCAGTCACAATAACTATTCTTTACTGCATAGATTACACTCCTCCCCTCTTTAACAGAGATGGTGCAACCACCTCAGACAAGTGCAGCACCCATGGGAGGAGGCACCAAGCAGTCACCAGAGGAGACGAGCAAAACACCGTGGCACTCAGTCAGTGAACACCAAAAAATTGATCCCGACAAAAGAAGTATGCCATGTTAGTGTAGGGAAACACCCACTGGCTGCCATAACTGGTAATGGGGAAGGCCAGGCATAGGTGGGGCATATGGCAATGTGTTGAATCCCCATCCTAGGCGTGGGAGGACACGCAATGGGGTCAGGTGCATCAG
This sequence is a window from Schistocerca americana isolate TAMUIC-IGC-003095 chromosome 4, iqSchAmer2.1, whole genome shotgun sequence. Protein-coding genes within it:
- the LOC124612336 gene encoding tyrosine-protein phosphatase non-receptor type 23-like isoform X3, with the translated sequence MEAVPRLPMMSFDLKSSPEPTSFGPKLKQYIRDFYHEDPESYSGEIHTLEGLRAAAVCAVKDVSGVSTLKRYYCQLHFLQSRFPMSKDGAAAVSFTWRDTYASMVCTSTDIRFEMVCILYNIGALHTQLGALDTRVSAEGMKMSCTHFQCAAWAFEHLKGSYPQPAGVDLAPDIMQFMYYLSLAQAQECILEKSMMDNRKPTIIAKVAVQIVDYYSSALNTLEQGGADDCSIAETVGSKIYKNWKRYVKFKMVYHTCISLLYRGQQAEEQQKMGERVTFYQAAAEKLEEAVKLSKGMDNIDAINEALTFTNDVVEGKKKAAKNENEFIYHEEVPPLDILPEVKGASLVKGIMFNVNDPEVAGADIFARLVPMKAHEASSLYSEEKAKLLRKVGTKIDEKDQELDVFMASLQLDYLKLHSEPESLPQELVDRCAAFSAKPDAIQNLIDSMNKLADTYQDVESMLQDVKELLELEDKKEKDYQELMGKRPPSIVATDLTREANKYHEAHAKASESNQTLHKAMTLHISNLRILSLPLPDLKKQIPTISNMNTPEDEAAIKELQHLIDKVDEMKKQRATLAAQLRESVCQDDITRQLVTRTGESLETIFSQEMQKHQKYETIIEQNLAAQENILKALTEAYAKCAGPRKAAMDTMRKREATINALISSYDAYEDLLAKSNKGLEFYRKLETNVTKLLQRVKGTCKVQDEEREQILAKNNKKIPRQDVDKPSIDSGGPKLRDYLQSMKGTLPTGSYSTSQIFTLPSSTAMPASSTTGIGGQLPASYTAESAGSSENLAGPLPWVPPVRPAPVGSEGTTETCGTITKQDTLYQPTTSPGIAKPEMSHQTPAYVSSAPQYTYSTSGYQPPHQMPYTGDQYADYVYGQTQQYYQHQTTGSHVFPPTSSTPRGPGSYSSVGSRDTTSHHAAKSPAYQYGSAYHSTDTVQNPYSHLQTPPISQAQSTNVPQPQIGDTSEMYAGYPQHYHTQVHQNYSTSQQAYLPQTVPTTVHSTVPQQISTSGIPAMNITKEGGVSQSSISSAGQHSTTPQYRSTPQHDTAVQQQQLSYPAHSTSYPTYDYSKSQPYQYGAAYAAQDSSVNVPYYPGNTQQQAAQCGWQENQQTVMGSYDTEQKIPPHPQSYPSVQKPPVTYPQYQWQQAQSQTQLQQNQNVSSYSANSSDVGPTSSAVQYQGAGVAPTGSTSSLQTQPSSVPQQQPYYDSMYSTVYAASPPYSVQASVASSSNVVDATQYQYMAGAGTSSYTNAGKYATSQTSSFQTAVDGQTYASQYNTTLPISSQAYSHVNYYTAPYGYQYGSETIQSESQPTVQNDTYQQGTSAQQAAAPSPMTYMQARFPGDATNTTFSLQGSSSSSSVEGKSDSGVSSNIDLLAGLDFSLNQKPLVPQQPANVSPKKEQQVQQNGVAKQQTGSSVQQTDGSNFSPKKEIVAQQPSVTMLQTQISSVVNEASGAGEKKPLVLPTIQVPEQNEVSAEDRQTSKTLEKDPFADPEVLNQFVLEVEKYEKFVEGLTTKTLNGPTPLDMKWKELLELQEKDAHKRSISVARCYPMKNRFPDILPYDHSRVELPSTKDDYINASFVKDLTPDTPSFIATQAPLPSTYADFWMMVWEQQVEVVVCLLSDTELEGQIYWPQEKGSELTMGKMKLSLQSCNVRPNWTERIISVSLGETRARRVIVHLQFTAWPGSSFPASPGPFLSFVSETLSLYKQQRNTAHPVVVHCLSGVGRTGLFCLVCAAVCEVRAGHGLLDLVATTAIMSTNRKGSLRDREHLKFAYQSVLYYAQDLLMKRGILTSCSTFEDKRSRGGKCHTRHPSEDFLLGPPTALSQLQSGLEKMGCSKTTTRN